The following proteins come from a genomic window of Anaerolineae bacterium:
- the moaC gene encoding cyclic pyranopterin monophosphate synthase MoaC — translation MQEFTHIDKQGKVRMVDVTDKAPSLRIAVAQGVVSMNPATFEMIYNQTIKKGNVLETARIAGVMAAKKTSELIPMCHPLNITHISVDFFPEKKASSIRIETTARLVGQTGVEMEALTAASVAALTIYDMCKSYDREMVISDIYLLEKSGGKSGVFTRKKS, via the coding sequence ATGCAGGAATTTACACACATTGACAAGCAGGGTAAGGTACGGATGGTGGATGTAACAGATAAGGCGCCGAGTTTGCGCATCGCTGTTGCCCAGGGGGTTGTTTCAATGAATCCTGCAACATTTGAAATGATTTATAATCAAACAATAAAAAAGGGGAATGTTCTTGAAACAGCCAGGATTGCCGGTGTTATGGCTGCTAAAAAAACCTCTGAGTTGATTCCGATGTGCCATCCGCTTAATATTACACATATATCGGTTGATTTTTTTCCGGAAAAAAAAGCAAGCTCCATAAGAATCGAAACAACGGCTCGTCTTGTGGGACAAACAGGGGTTGAAATGGAGGCCCTGACGGCCGCATCTGTTGCAGCGCTGACCATCTACGATATGTGCAAGTCATATGACAGGGAAATGGTTATTTCCGATATATATCTTCTTGAAAAGTCCGGCGGAAAAAGCGGTGTTTTTACAAGAAAGAAATCATGA
- a CDS encoding MltA domain-containing protein, with the protein MTQFYRNINCFVLIFVLFVGGCAGVKKAALTRISPSKYPVFADDMLYDGLEHSICKSISYLEQVPSDRTFMFGKDIFTTDHLIKSLQCFLAFIQTKPSKHDLNGFIRSNFLVYGSTENNGGNNGSGNVLFTGYYEPILEGSLIQSDEFRFPVYAWPDDLAVIDLSLFSPMFSDKKIIGRYFKNTVVPYYERREIEHQGCLEDTAEPIAWIKDRVDLFFLQIQGSGKIYLNNGKTINVHYHTSNGWPYKSIGKYLIEKDKIPRSEMSMQKIRAYLRDNPKELDTILHYNPSYVFFKIEDDGPLGCLNVKLTPGRSIALDRKIFPNAALAFIETKKPLIDGAGRINTWKDYNRFVLNQDTGGAITGPGRADIFFGNGIHAEIAAGHMQHPGKLFFLILKPDAVDKTD; encoded by the coding sequence ATGACTCAATTTTATCGTAATATAAATTGTTTTGTTCTCATATTTGTTTTGTTTGTTGGAGGATGTGCCGGTGTTAAAAAAGCTGCTCTCACAAGAATTTCTCCGTCAAAATATCCCGTGTTTGCAGATGATATGCTCTATGACGGGTTAGAACACAGCATCTGTAAAAGCATTTCATACCTTGAGCAGGTTCCTTCTGATAGAACCTTCATGTTCGGCAAAGACATCTTTACAACTGATCATCTGATTAAATCCCTGCAGTGTTTTTTAGCCTTTATTCAGACAAAACCATCGAAACATGATTTGAACGGATTTATAAGGTCTAATTTTCTGGTTTACGGTTCTACTGAAAATAATGGCGGGAATAATGGATCAGGAAATGTCCTTTTTACAGGATATTACGAACCAATATTAGAAGGCAGCCTGATACAGAGCGACGAATTCAGATTTCCGGTTTACGCATGGCCTGATGATCTGGCTGTAATCGATCTTTCGCTGTTTTCTCCAATGTTTTCGGACAAAAAGATAATCGGAAGATACTTTAAAAATACGGTTGTGCCTTACTATGAACGCAGAGAAATTGAACATCAGGGTTGTCTTGAAGATACGGCCGAGCCCATTGCCTGGATAAAGGATCGGGTTGACCTCTTTTTTCTTCAGATTCAAGGTTCCGGGAAAATCTATCTAAATAACGGAAAAACAATTAATGTTCATTATCATACCTCAAACGGCTGGCCGTATAAAAGCATAGGAAAATATCTGATTGAAAAGGATAAAATACCAAGATCAGAGATGTCCATGCAGAAAATTCGAGCTTATTTGCGGGATAATCCAAAAGAGCTTGACACGATTTTGCATTACAATCCCAGTTATGTGTTTTTCAAAATAGAAGATGACGGACCCCTGGGCTGCCTTAATGTCAAATTGACTCCAGGCAGATCCATAGCATTAGACAGAAAAATATTTCCAAATGCCGCCCTGGCCTTTATTGAGACAAAAAAGCCGTTAATAGACGGGGCAGGCAGGATTAATACATGGAAAGACTATAATCGATTTGTGTTAAACCAGGATACGGGCGGGGCAATTACCGGGCCGGGCCGGGCGGATATATTTTTTGGAAACGGCATACATGCTGAAATAGCGGCAGGCCACATGCAGCATCCAGGGAAACTGTTCTTTCTTATCCTAAAGCCTGATGCTGTTGATAAAACCGATTGA
- a CDS encoding twin-arginine translocase TatA/TatE family subunit — MFGIGMPEMILILAIALIVLGPKKLPDLAKSLGRAMREFKKATTELKESIDVDNELTDVKKAFDGMNDDIRKSVDVNIDFDDKAKEVSTSSTDKKSKKEPEEEEDL; from the coding sequence ATGTTCGGCATCGGCATGCCTGAAATGATTTTAATACTGGCTATAGCCCTTATAGTTCTTGGCCCCAAAAAACTCCCGGATCTCGCAAAATCCCTGGGCCGTGCAATGCGCGAATTTAAAAAGGCTACAACTGAATTAAAAGAATCAATAGATGTAGATAATGAATTAACTGATGTAAAAAAAGCCTTTGATGGCATGAATGATGATATCAGAAAAAGCGTGGATGTAAATATTGATTTTGACGATAAAGCTAAAGAGGTCTCAACATCTTCAACAGATAAAAAAAGCAAAAAGGAACCTGAAGAGGAAGAGGATCTTTAA
- the tatC gene encoding twin-arginine translocase subunit TatC — MTENDETEKIPFTGHLEELRKRLVICFIAVGIGFVLSYGFKEKLFDILSHPLISAMGADDKLIFTGLPEAFFTYLKVAFLSGFMLAAPVILYQFWIFIAPGLYQKERRFLIPIVFLSSFFFVGGALFGYFIVFPFGFKFFLGFASETIKPLPSMREYLSFASKLLLAFGLVFELPLIITFMAKLGMVSVEFLKKNRKYALLLFFVAAAILTPPDVVTQIMMAVPLMLLYEISIIGARIFGKKAKEIDKVSSK; from the coding sequence ATGACTGAAAATGATGAGACCGAGAAAATCCCCTTTACCGGCCACCTGGAAGAGCTGAGAAAGCGTCTTGTCATCTGTTTTATAGCTGTCGGCATAGGGTTTGTTCTTTCATACGGGTTTAAGGAAAAATTATTTGATATTTTATCTCATCCGCTTATATCGGCGATGGGCGCAGATGACAAACTGATTTTTACAGGTCTGCCCGAGGCTTTTTTTACCTATTTAAAGGTTGCTTTCCTGTCCGGCTTTATGCTGGCAGCGCCGGTTATTCTTTATCAATTCTGGATATTTATAGCTCCGGGGCTGTATCAAAAAGAAAGGCGCTTTCTTATCCCGATAGTTTTTTTATCCTCTTTTTTCTTTGTTGGCGGGGCGCTATTTGGATATTTTATTGTTTTCCCGTTTGGTTTTAAGTTTTTTTTAGGGTTTGCATCTGAAACAATTAAGCCTCTTCCCTCCATGCGTGAATACTTAAGTTTTGCTTCCAAATTACTGCTTGCCTTTGGACTTGTTTTTGAGCTTCCGCTTATTATTACCTTTATGGCTAAACTTGGTATGGTTTCGGTAGAATTTTTGAAAAAAAACAGAAAATATGCACTACTGTTGTTTTTTGTGGCCGCTGCCATCTTAACTCCGCCTGATGTTGTAACGCAGATAATGATGGCTGTTCCTTTAATGCTGCTATATGAAATAAGCATAATCGGCGCCAGAATCTTTGGAAAAAAAGCAAAGGAAATCGATAAGGTTTCTTCAAAATAG
- a CDS encoding cytochrome c3 family protein — translation MRKKSLIIMAIFGIAALFVATVIYAGTTVPDVVKMENKAYKHKKGVVTFSHKKHTTDYKAGCGECHHDASNKPLNSLKAGDKVQGCIECHKKPGEAPKGKDAPKLSKKQKLEYHAEALHDNCKGCHKEFNTKTGTKAAPTTCAKCHPTKN, via the coding sequence ATGCGTAAAAAATCTCTAATAATTATGGCTATTTTCGGCATCGCCGCCCTGTTTGTTGCTACCGTTATTTATGCCGGCACCACTGTTCCTGATGTTGTCAAGATGGAGAACAAAGCCTACAAACATAAAAAAGGTGTCGTAACATTCTCCCACAAGAAGCATACCACGGATTATAAAGCAGGCTGCGGAGAATGCCACCATGATGCAAGCAATAAGCCTCTTAACAGTCTCAAAGCAGGAGATAAGGTTCAGGGTTGCATCGAGTGCCATAAGAAACCTGGTGAAGCACCTAAGGGAAAGGATGCGCCGAAGTTATCAAAGAAACAAAAATTGGAATACCATGCCGAGGCGCTTCACGACAACTGCAAGGGTTGCCATAAGGAATTCAACACGAAAACCGGCACAAAAGCAGCGCCTACAACCTGCGCAAAGTGCCATCCAACAAAGAATTAG
- a CDS encoding ATP-binding protein, with product MIKGITAQDLNSERFINDKVKEIQLSVGDGMAINALSGGVDSSTVTMLGHKALGKRLKTVFIENGLMREGESEHVAALFQKLGVTVEVVDAHKEFFAALKEVADPEEKREAITQTFYRNVFGHIVKESGAKHLLQGTILTDIDETVAGIKRQHNVFEQIGIDPQEAFGYQILEPLIQLRKDGVRKIGKALGLPAELFERIPFPGPALSARVIGKVTPERIETVRKATVVVERLLKDTGAFQYMAILHEDRVTGMREGKRDFGQQIEVRCWDSIDARIATPTKLSFEILEKLANEIIRDVPGIVSVTYNIATKPPSTIEAV from the coding sequence ATGATTAAGGGAATTACCGCTCAGGACCTTAACAGCGAGCGTTTCATTAATGACAAGGTCAAAGAGATCCAGCTCTCTGTTGGAGACGGGATGGCGATCAATGCCCTGTCCGGAGGCGTTGATTCATCCACGGTCACAATGCTCGGCCATAAGGCGCTTGGAAAACGCCTTAAGACTGTTTTTATCGAAAACGGCCTCATGCGCGAGGGAGAATCAGAACATGTTGCGGCTCTTTTTCAAAAGTTAGGGGTTACGGTCGAAGTGGTTGATGCGCACAAAGAGTTTTTTGCCGCGCTCAAGGAGGTTGCCGACCCGGAAGAAAAACGCGAGGCAATTACCCAGACCTTTTACCGAAACGTATTTGGACACATTGTCAAAGAAAGTGGGGCAAAACACCTTCTTCAGGGAACTATACTGACAGATATCGACGAGACCGTCGCAGGGATAAAACGACAGCACAATGTCTTTGAGCAGATCGGGATCGATCCGCAGGAAGCTTTCGGATACCAAATCCTTGAGCCGCTCATTCAGCTTCGCAAGGACGGCGTTAGAAAGATTGGCAAGGCTCTCGGGCTTCCAGCCGAGCTATTCGAGCGTATTCCGTTCCCGGGACCGGCCCTCTCGGCACGCGTGATAGGCAAGGTAACCCCTGAGCGCATCGAGACGGTCCGAAAGGCAACCGTCGTTGTCGAGCGATTACTCAAGGACACCGGTGCATTTCAGTATATGGCAATCCTTCATGAAGACCGCGTAACAGGGATGCGCGAGGGCAAACGCGATTTTGGCCAGCAGATTGAGGTGCGTTGCTGGGACAGCATCGATGCGCGAATTGCAACACCGACTAAACTCTCGTTCGAAATCTTAGAGAAGCTCGCCAACGAGATTATCCGCGATGTACCCGGCATCGTAAGCGTCACATACAACATAGCAACAAAGCCCCCTTCAACAATCGAAGCGGTTTAA
- the argJ gene encoding bifunctional glutamate N-acetyltransferase/amino-acid acetyltransferase ArgJ: MLCPGFKAAGIASGLKKNSEKDLGLIFSTVPANAAAVFTKNRVQGAHILLDRERIKSGLCQAVVVNSGNANCCTGKQGINDAKTMAMLCASELGISEEMVLVASTGVIGEPLPIEKIKKASPGLVKALAYEGFYDLAKAMMTTDTVPKIVSIQGDIKGKTFTITGIAKGSGMICPNMATMLCFICTDIKASSAFLKKALCSATKRSFNRITIDGDMSPNDTVIIMANGVSEAVVQGSIKNNSFQRALNEVMITLAKKLIKDGEGATKLVEIIVKGALSDTAAYKIAGIVANSNLVKTAFFGEDANWGRIVAAAGRADVPVNPDKIDIFFDDIMMVKNGLGCGKASEAESTKVLKKPEFTVLIDLHQGKGFSSVLTCDFSIDYVKINADYRS, encoded by the coding sequence ATATTGTGCCCGGGCTTTAAGGCCGCAGGAATTGCATCCGGGCTTAAAAAAAACAGCGAAAAGGACCTTGGACTGATCTTTTCAACGGTTCCGGCAAATGCAGCCGCGGTGTTTACAAAAAACAGGGTGCAGGGCGCACATATACTGCTTGACAGAGAGCGGATAAAGTCCGGGCTATGCCAGGCCGTTGTTGTTAACAGCGGCAATGCAAACTGCTGCACAGGCAAACAGGGAATTAACGATGCAAAAACCATGGCAATGCTTTGCGCATCTGAACTTGGAATTTCCGAAGAGATGGTGCTTGTGGCTTCAACCGGGGTTATCGGCGAACCATTGCCGATAGAAAAGATTAAAAAAGCATCTCCGGGCCTTGTTAAAGCTCTTGCGTATGAAGGATTTTACGATCTTGCCAAAGCCATGATGACAACAGATACCGTGCCGAAGATAGTTTCAATCCAGGGAGATATTAAAGGCAAAACCTTTACAATAACCGGAATAGCCAAAGGTTCCGGAATGATATGCCCAAACATGGCAACAATGCTCTGTTTTATATGCACAGACATTAAAGCCTCTTCCGCGTTTCTGAAGAAAGCCCTCTGCTCCGCAACCAAGCGATCCTTTAACAGAATCACCATTGACGGCGATATGAGCCCTAATGACACAGTCATTATTATGGCAAATGGTGTGTCAGAAGCTGTTGTTCAAGGTTCCATTAAAAACAATTCATTTCAAAGGGCCCTTAATGAAGTCATGATCACCCTTGCAAAAAAGCTGATAAAAGACGGAGAAGGGGCGACAAAGCTGGTCGAAATTATCGTAAAAGGAGCGCTGTCAGACACAGCCGCCTATAAAATTGCCGGCATTGTAGCGAATTCAAATCTTGTAAAGACAGCCTTTTTCGGAGAAGACGCAAATTGGGGAAGAATTGTTGCAGCAGCAGGCAGAGCCGATGTTCCTGTTAACCCTGATAAGATTGATATCTTTTTTGATGATATTATGATGGTTAAAAACGGTTTGGGATGCGGAAAAGCCTCTGAAGCCGAGTCAACAAAGGTGCTTAAAAAACCCGAGTTTACCGTGTTGATCGATCTTCATCAGGGCAAGGGTTTTTCTTCGGTTCTTACCTGCGATTTCTCCATTGATTATGTTAAGATAAATGCTGATTACAGGTCTTAG
- a CDS encoding pseudouridine synthase gives MRLQKFLSMAGLCSRRHGEKYITDGDVKVNGKVVTQLGTKIDPKKDRVEVKGKHIEFKQDLVYIALNKPRGYVTSCKQPGDKIVLDLLDISGRVYPVGRLDKDSTGLLLLTNDGNLHHKLSHPSFDHEKEYEVTVASHITDGALLNMAEGMPIKGTKTRPAETKRISPTQFRIVLKEGRNRQIRRMAGKTGNNVTHLKRIRIANIRLGRLATGTWRYLTEKEKDALLKTTGI, from the coding sequence ATGCGATTGCAAAAATTTCTCTCAATGGCGGGACTCTGTTCCAGAAGACACGGAGAAAAATATATAACCGATGGAGATGTTAAGGTAAACGGCAAGGTTGTAACTCAACTCGGCACAAAAATAGACCCGAAAAAGGATCGGGTAGAGGTTAAAGGCAAGCATATAGAGTTTAAGCAGGATCTGGTTTATATAGCTCTAAATAAACCCAGGGGCTATGTCACAAGCTGCAAACAGCCGGGCGATAAGATTGTGCTCGACCTTCTGGATATTTCAGGGCGCGTTTATCCGGTTGGACGTCTTGACAAAGATTCAACAGGGCTTTTGCTTTTAACAAATGATGGAAATCTGCATCACAAGCTTTCGCATCCTTCCTTTGATCACGAAAAAGAATATGAAGTAACAGTGGCAAGCCATATAACCGATGGAGCTCTCCTGAACATGGCAGAGGGCATGCCGATAAAGGGGACAAAAACCAGACCCGCGGAAACAAAAAGAATCTCCCCGACACAGTTTCGGATTGTGCTTAAAGAGGGCAGAAACAGACAGATACGCCGCATGGCCGGAAAAACAGGAAACAATGTCACGCACTTAAAGAGGATAAGGATCGCGAATATAAGGCTTGGAAGGCTTGCCACAGGAACCTGGCGCTATCTAACTGAAAAAGAAAAAGATGCTCTCTTAAAAACAACAGGCATCTGA
- a CDS encoding iron-containing alcohol dehydrogenase family protein has product MFRNFKMVSRVVFGRGCFNQLDDILAEKRSKDDSFIVFLVDDVFKQSWPAKRISAKNKDFIIWVNVNDEPKTAYVDDLTLRVKEYSDRLPDGVVGIGGGSTMDLAKAVSLMLTNPGSAADYQGWDLIKNPAVYHVGIPTLSGTGAEVSRTTVLSGPEKKLGINSDHTVFDQIVLDPELVAGVPADQRFYTGMDTYIHCVESLNGTYINAFSKAYGGKALELCREVFLDGGADSDDKLMMASYCGGMSIAYSQVGICHALSYGLSFVLGIHHGIGNCIVFDYLDEYYPDGVNEFRRMADKHAVCLPRNIVAGIEKDQLEKMVDVALVLEPLWENALGAGWKKIMTRDKIKDLYQRM; this is encoded by the coding sequence ATGTTTCGTAATTTCAAAATGGTTTCACGGGTTGTTTTTGGCAGGGGCTGCTTTAATCAGCTTGATGATATTCTTGCTGAAAAGCGCAGCAAGGATGATTCTTTTATTGTTTTTTTAGTCGATGATGTATTTAAGCAAAGCTGGCCGGCAAAAAGGATTTCTGCAAAAAACAAGGATTTTATAATATGGGTTAATGTTAATGATGAGCCTAAAACAGCTTATGTTGACGATCTTACACTGCGTGTTAAGGAGTATTCAGACAGACTGCCGGACGGTGTTGTCGGCATAGGCGGGGGAAGTACCATGGATCTTGCCAAGGCGGTTTCTCTGATGCTGACAAACCCGGGTTCTGCCGCAGATTACCAGGGCTGGGACTTAATAAAAAATCCAGCGGTTTATCATGTCGGCATTCCCACCCTTTCAGGGACAGGAGCCGAGGTGTCCCGCACCACAGTTCTTTCAGGTCCTGAAAAAAAGCTGGGAATAAATTCAGACCATACGGTGTTTGACCAGATTGTGCTTGATCCTGAGCTGGTTGCAGGCGTGCCGGCTGACCAGCGTTTTTATACAGGCATGGACACTTACATACATTGCGTGGAATCGTTAAACGGCACATATATTAATGCTTTCAGCAAAGCTTATGGTGGAAAGGCTTTAGAGCTTTGCAGAGAGGTTTTTTTGGATGGCGGCGCTGATAGCGATGACAAACTGATGATGGCCTCATATTGTGGAGGGATGAGCATTGCCTATTCTCAGGTCGGAATATGTCATGCCCTTTCATACGGACTCTCTTTTGTGCTTGGTATTCACCACGGAATAGGCAACTGCATAGTTTTTGACTATCTTGATGAATACTATCCCGACGGGGTTAATGAGTTTCGCAGGATGGCGGACAAACATGCTGTTTGCCTTCCGCGCAACATTGTTGCAGGCATTGAAAAGGATCAGCTTGAAAAAATGGTCGATGTTGCCCTTGTTCTCGAGCCGCTCTGGGAAAACGCCTTAGGGGCCGGGTGGAAGAAAATAATGACCAGAGACAAGATAAAAGATCTCTACCAGAGGATGTAA